One window of the Hordeum vulgare subsp. vulgare unplaced genomic scaffold, MorexV3_pseudomolecules_assembly, whole genome shotgun sequence genome contains the following:
- the LOC123423270 gene encoding ATP synthase subunit beta, chloroplastic, with the protein MRTNPTTSRPGVSTSEEKSTGRIDQIIGPVLDVTFPPGKLPYIYNALVVQSRDTADKQINVTCEVQQLLGNNRVRAVAMSATDGLMRGMEVIDTGAPLSVPVGGATLGRIFNVLGEPVDNLGPVDSSATFPIHRSAPAFIELDTKLSIFETGIKVVDLLAPYRRGGKIGLFGGAGVGKTVLIMELINNIAKAHGGVSVFGGVGERTREGNDLYMEMKESGVINEKNIEESKVALVYGQMNEPPGARMRVGLTALTMAEYFRDVNKQDVLLFIDNIFRFVQAGSEVSALLGRMPSAVGYQPTLSTEMGSLQERIASTKKGSITSIQAVYVPADDLTDPAPATTFAHLDATTVLSRGLASKGIYPAVDPLDSTSTMLQPRIVGNEHYETAQRVKETLQRYKELQDIIAILGLDELSEEDRLTVARARKIERFLSQPFFVAEVFTGSPGKYVALAETIRGFQLILSGELDGLPEQAFYLVGNIDEASTKAITLEEENKSQK; encoded by the coding sequence ATGAGAACCAATCCTACTACTTCTCGTCCCGGGGTTTCCACAAGTGAAGAAAAAAGTACAGGtcgtatcgatcaaattattggaCCCGTGCTGGATGTCACTTTTCCCCCGGGCAAGTTACCTTATATTTATAACGCTTTAGTAGTCCAGAGTAGAGACACTGCCGATAAGCAAATTAATGTGACTTGTGAGGTACAACAATTATTAGGAAATAATCGAGTTAGAGCTGTAGCTATGAGTGCTACGGACGGGTTGATGAGAGGAATGGAAGTGATTGACACGGGAGCTCCTCTCAGTGTTCCGGTCGGTGGAGCTACTCTCGGACGAATTTTCAACGTTCTTGGGGAGCCTGTTGACAATTTGGGTCCTGTAGATAGTAGTGCAACGTTCCCTATTCATAGATCTGCGCCTGCCTTTATCGAGTTAGATACGAAATTATCCATCTTTGAAACAGGTATTAAGGTCGTCGATCTTTTAGCTCCTTATCGACGTGGAGGAAAAATAGGACTATTTGGGGGGGCTGGAGTAGGTAAAACAGTACTGATCATGGAATTAATCAATAACATTGCTAAAGCTCATGGGGGCGTATCCGTATTCGGTGGAGTAGGGGAACGGACTCGTGAAGGAAATGATCTTTATATGGAAATGAAGGAATCCGGAGTAATTAATGAAAAAAATATTGAAGAATCAAAGGTAGCTCTAGTCTATGGCCAAATGAATGAACCACCGGGAGCTCGTATGAGAGTTGGTTTAACTGCCCTAACTATGGCAGAATATTTCCGAGATGTTAATAAGCAAGACGTGCTTTTATTTATCGATAATATCTTTCGTTTTGTTCAAGCAGGATCAGAGGTATCCGCTTTATTAGGGAGAATGCCCTCCGCAGTGGGTTATCAACCTACTCTTAGTACAGAAATGGGTTCTTTGCAAGAAAGAATTGCTTCTACTAAAAAGGGATCTATAACTTCGATTCAAGCAGTTTATGTACCTGCGGACGATTTGACCGACCCTGcccctgccacaacatttgcacaTTTGGATGCTACTACCGTACTTTCCAGAGGATTAGCTTCCAAGGGTATTTATCCAGCAGTAGATCCTTTAGATTCAACATCAACTATGTTACAGCCTCGGATCGTTGGCAACGAACATTATGAAACTGCGCAAAGAGTTAAGGAAACTTTACAACGTTACAAAGAACTTCAGGACATTATCGCAATTCTTGGCTTGGATGAATTATCGGAAGAGGATCGTTTAACTGTAGCAAGAGCAAGAAAAATTGAGCGTTTCTTATCACAACCGTTCTTTGTGGCAGAAGTTTTTACTGGTTCTCCAGGAAAGTATGTTGCTCTTGCGGAAACTATTAGGGGATTTCAACTAATCCTTTCCGGAGAATTAGACGGCCTACCTGAACAGGCTTTTTATTTGGTGGGTAACATCGATGAAGCTAGCACGAAAGCTATAACcttagaagaggagaacaaatcgcAGAAATGA
- the LOC123423272 gene encoding ribulose bisphosphate carboxylase large chain, translating into MSPQTETKAGVGFQAGVKDYKLTYYTPEYETKDTDILAAFRVSPQPGVPPEEAGAAVAAESSTGTWTTVWTDGLTSLDRYKGRCYHIEPVAGEDSQWICYVAYPLDLFEEGSVTNMFTSIVGNVFGFKALRALRLEDLRIPPTYSKTFQGPPHGIQVERDKLNKYGRPLLGCTIKPKLGLSAKNYGRACYECLRGGLDFTKDDENVNSQPFMRWRDRFVFCAEAIYKSQAETGEIKGHYLNATAGTCEEMIKRAVFARELGVPIVMHDYLTGGFTANTTLAHYCRDNGLLLHIHRAMHAVIDRQKNHGMHFRVLAKALRMSGGDHIHSGTVVGKLEGEREMTLGFVDLLRDDFIEKDRARGIFFTQDWVSMPGVIPVASGGIHVWHMPALTEIFGDDSVLQFGGGTLGHPWGNAPGAAANRVALEACVQARNEGRDLAREGNEIIRAACKWSPELAAACEVWKAIKFEFEPVDTIDKKV; encoded by the coding sequence ATGTCACcacaaacagaaactaaagcAGGTGTTGGATTTCAAGCTGGTGTTAAAGATTATAAATTGACTTACTACACCCCAGAGTATGAAACTAAGGATACTGATATCTTGGCAGCATTCCGAGTAAGTCCTCAGCCTGGGGTTCCGCCCGAAGAAGCAGGGGCTGCAGTAGCTGCCGAATCTTCTACTGGTACATGGACAACTGTTTGGACTGATGGACTTACCAGTCTTGATCGTTACAAAGGACGATGCTATCACATCGAGCCTGTTGCTGGGGAAGACAGCCAATGGATCTGTTATGTAGCTTATCCATTAGACCTATTTGAGGAGGGTTCCGTTACTAACATGTTTACTTCCATTGTGGGTAACGTATTTGGGTTCAAAGCCCTACGTGCTCTACGTTTGGAGGATCTACGAATTCCCCCTACTTATTCAAAAACTTTCCAAGGCCCGCCTCATGGTATCCAAGTTGAAAGAGATAAGTTGAACAAGTATGGCCGTCCTTTATTGGGATGTACTATTAAACCAAAATTGGGATTATCCGCAAAAAATTATGGTAGAGCGTGTTATGAGTGTCTACGTGGTGGACTTGATTTTACCAAAGATGATGAAAACGTAAACTCACAACCATTTATGCGCTGGAGAGACCGTTTTGTCTTTTGTGCCGAAGCTATTTATAAATCACAGGCCGAAACCGGTGAAATCAAGGGGCATTACTTGAATGCGACTGCGGGTACATGTGAAGAAATGATTAAGAGAGCTGTATTTGCGAGAGAATTAGGGGTTCCTATTGTAATGCATGACTACTTAACCGGGGGATTCACCGCAAATACTACTTTGGCTCACTATTGCCGCGACAATGGCTTACTTCTTCACATTCACCGTGCAATGCATGCAGTTATTGATAGACAGAAAAATCATGGTATGCATTTCCGTGTATTAGCTAAAGCATTGCGTATGTCTGGGGGAGATCATATCCACTCCGGTACAGTAGTAGGTAAGTTAGAAGGGGAACGCGAAATGACTTTAGGTTTTGTTGATTTATTGCGCGATGATTTTATTGAAAAAGATCGTGCTCGCGGTATCTTTTTCACTCAGGACTGGGTATCCATGCCAGGTGTTATACCGGTAGCTTCAGGTGGTATTCATGTTTGGCATATGCCAGCTCTGACCGAAATCTTTGGGGACGATTCTGTATTACAATTTGGTGGAGGAACTTTAGGACATCCTTGGGGGAATGCACCTGGTGCAGCAGCTAATCGAGTGGCTTTAGAAGCTTGTGTACAAGCTCGTAACGAAGGGCGTGATCTTGCTCGCGAAGGTAATGAAATTATCCGAGCAGCTTGCAAATGGAGTCCTGAACTAGCCGCAGCTTGTGAAGTATGGAAGGCGATCAAATTCGAGTTCGAGCCGGTAGATACTATCGATAAGAAGGTCTAA